NNNNNNNNNNNNNNNNNNNNNNNNNNNNNNNNNNNNNNNNNNNNNNNNNNNNNNNNNNNNNNNNNNNNNNNNNNNNNNNNNNNNNNNNNNNNNNNNNNNNNNNNNNNNNNNNNNNNNNNNNNNNNNNNNNNNNNNNNNNNNNNNNNNNNNNNNNNNNNNNNNNNNNNNNCAAGATGTTCACAGTTAGTATTTTAATTCTTGCTCAACTACTTCATGTGTTTTGATTGTCGTGCCCTGGGGACCCTGTATATTCATGTTATATTGAAATGTTGAATTAGTCTTTTGTGAATTCTCACTGTCTTATTTAACTTGGCCTGTACCGAGAACATTAAGAGACCTGGATCAATTCTAGATTTCACTCCTCTGGGTGCGATGGCCATGTGGCCATGTTCAAGATTTCATTAGTTATGACATCTTCATCAACTGCGTGGACAAAAGGGTTATCCACAAGTGGAATCTATTTGGATTTTAGTACAAACTTTGCTGTCTGTTTGGATTAGCTTGTAATCTGGTTTTACAAATAAATGATCTGTTAATTGTGAATATATGTTGACTCAAATGTCTAATGTACAGTTgcagttatattttaaattgaagccACCAGAGGTGAACAAACCTCAATCTGTTGCTGCAGCCAACGGCACACTGCCTTCTCAACCACCACCACCCCCGCCACTGCAAGGACTAGCCGCAGGATCAAgacccccaccaccaccactgccTGCATCATTACCCCCTCCTCCTGCCATGGGTAATGGCCCTAGGCCTATGCCTCCAGGTGGAGCTCCACCTGCCCCGCCTCCACCTCCTGGTGGCAGTGGTGCAATGGCGAATTTCACACCTGGCAATCAGGTGGGTAGACCTCCAATGCTGCCTCCCCAAGGTTTTCCAGGGCAGCAGATGCAGGGCCAGGTTATGCGTCCACCCCCACCACCTCCCAACATGGGACAGTAGGTGCCTAGCTTAATGTTTTTGTGCACATTTACGTAGTTAAAACAATCCTTGGATTGAATTGATGGATGATTGTTTGAAGATCTGAATGTATTATGTAACTCATGCCGCTTAGCTTAGCAAGAAGGCGTTTGTTGTTTCATTTTGGAAAATCTAAGAAAGAATAAGCTGCATAGTTTTTATTTCCTTGAACATGCGCGTTATGATCTTGAGGGTGCAAAGCAGGACCAACATGAGCTTTGCTTTCCCACACGCTTAGCCCCTTGAGCTCTGAAATTAACCAACACGCTTTCTGGAGCAGAGATGATGGCGAAACTTGTTCATGTAAATGCAAAACTATGTTCTTCGTTTTCGGCCCTCTTTATATGGTTTCATTTCTTTGTAGTGGTCAATTACTTAAATGTATTTCAAAGATAATTAGGTTTTACTTTAAAGTACTAGTCAATTCTTAGGTTCAAGGGCTTTTCGGGTTctacatgttgtttttttcgTGATTTTCACGCTCCAGCAAGTGGACACTGCTTGTGTCTTTTGGGTTAGATGCGTTGTGCCACCCCATCACTGTGGTTTGGCTCACGTACAGCGAAGAGGAGTGGTGGGGTTCTGGCTACGAGTTTTTTCCTCccctctcttcctctctctcctcctGGAAGACCTTCCAAGCCATTACAAAAAATACGAGTAagtatgtttatttgtttgataagttaaattagatttttattttttttattgtaatgtattttgttttgaatcatttattgagttgattttttttttaattttattatttgatgcttaatttttatatcaaatttgatctttatttttttaattgcaatgtatttgatcttgaataatttattaggttaatttgttttttaatttcatccatttatACTTGactttatattagatttggttGTCATTCTTGTGATTGTGATGTATTTGgtcttaaattaaattgtttttgaatttcatccttttacattttatttttgtatcaaatatgttccttattcttttaattgtttttatcatttttttaattgaaattgttttttaattgcatccctgatttggttttttttttttttatcaaatgtggTACCCTTGcttttcaaatctatattttttaaattacttttgtttttaaattttttttttcaagtttattccTAATTATTcttgttgattgagaattttacattgttattttttcagatttgcCTTTTATATTGTAGTCCAGTTTTATGATTCGTATCGCAGGTCTTAAAGATTGAATTGAGTTggctcaaattgttttttattattttttaaatttttatccatCATCATTGAGACAAATTGgtattctttgtttatttttattttttttgttttggattcttttgtgaatttgatttttctttttaattttgcttttcaattcaatatttgatgatatttaaagtttgaccctcaatgttttgatttctaattttgattcttaacttttttatcatattgtaatttgttttcGATTTTATTCTTAGACCAAATCCAAATGAATCCCCCAAGCTGGAttcatttgttaatttgatttttttttcctttcaattcaaaattttagtttacccttttaaggtttttttttttaataaagtctttattcttttaattgttatttttttatcttttaatttttttatttcattactcgacattttatttgttgagatttggtttcttttgtttttcccaTTGTTTCTAGACCCTATATAGGAGTCAATCTAGGATAATTTTTGAGTCACGAGTCGAGTAGATTGATTTGagttaactcaagtcaaccaaatctttttgttttataagaaagttaaaatgatatcattttggaaaaaaaaaaatgatgaacaaGTTTTAGCTGGATTTTTCCTGGTTTCTAACTGTATTATACTGGATCAATTctccttcaatttcttttgaaattggtttttttatcctttttgattttatccttcaaagtatgaatattttaaaacttaaaattaaatttcatttatgttatgttttgttttctattagattattatatttatataattctatTCACAAGTTTTAACAACCTcacttgattttagattttaatgatactttgttttataatacttttttttcattgattttttctcattaacgattaattttttttaattctttttctacAATGTCGTGTCATgaatcttttcattctttaaaatacaatcaCAATGCTtgagcattatttttttaagatgtaaaaaaattatcccaGCATGCAACGAAACGCAATTTATccatgtagtttttttattataacttgTGGCTATTTTCATGtatatatgcttttttttttaattgtcgcTAAAAAACCTATAATGACCATGAATTATGAGTAATGTTCAAGATGAACTCTTCAAGTATTAAAAAGACACTAAAGAAAAAACACGACTGGTCCGAGAATAGCTTTTAGTATTAAATCAAACACATTTACAGTGTATGCTTGCACATGAATTTAACTTGGTCACATGATAATGGAAATACATTTTGAAGCATTTAAGCTCATGGTTCTCTGACAAGGTAAAAACAAAGGCAAGGGGCCTAAAACGCATCCAGACCAAAATGTATCAACTTGTAATGACATTAGGAGGGAAAACCTTTTGAATGAACTCTAGGAAGCGTCTGGAGTAGAAAGTTGGATCCACAGCCGAGATCGACAAGGAATCAAATTGAAGAGATTTGTATGCGTGCTCAATCTTCTTACTCATGTTGTATTCTTGCAAGATATCAATGATGCCTAGGTACAGAACAACATCATATGCTTCATGAAAGGTCTGTTTTTCCTCTTCCCCTGGAATCTGCTCTGCCCTGGCAGGCATGTTCACCCCAAGCTGGATTTGGAGCCTGCTCAGTaggtataaaaataacatatgatGAATCATTAAAGTAAAACACATCCATccaatatatctttttaaatgcaGAAGATATTTGTTCTGTTTGGCATGCTTAATTTGTTCAAGGATGAAATATGTAGAAACACTTACGTTGTGCAATTGCCtcattcataaaatatataggGCAACTGCTCGAAAAAGCTTTACAAGTATTTTTGGCATTGCAGAAAGAAATATACATGCTCCTGTGGAGCTTCTTACAAATATAATTGGATGGGGTTGGATGCCATACCTTGCTGTGCCGGGAAGGAGGAGATCCACTTCCTCATCACCAGCTGATGATGCTCGTAATCTGCTACCTCTAATGTGAGGACCCACGACAACACTATCATCATCTGTTCCTCGAGGAACCAAGACGAGACCTTGTGGGTAGTTCTCATCCTCTATAGTATCTGTCAGTGAAATATGACCAACAATTcccatatcaaaatatattcaGAACAATGCGGTCATATCACTGTCCAGACAAAATATGACAGATGCCATGTGTAATGTATGATATATTGGTTCCAAAGCTGACTTATGATGTGCACATTtatgtaaaagaaaatgaagagaaaGATCATTTGGATGCTGCTATTAAACTCCTCCTAGCCAAGCAGCAACTTTCGAATTTTTCATCAAGAAATAACTTAAAATCGGAACACAAACAAGCTTAAGAGTCTTTAGTCAAAGGCACTAAGCCTAAAACCTAGGACAAATCATCATGCTCCCTTCCTCATGgtttaatcataattaaaaaaacttttatcaaaaacatatcTGCAAATTAACTTTTCATGTTcagtttcttttatgattttttccactTTCTCCAGCTTTGCTTCAAGCAGCCTGAACAACATGCTAAAAGAACATCAAATATAAGTGTCTAAGGCACCCACCTTCCTCTGCTAGAACTCCCAATCCTTCAGCAGTTATACTTCGATTGTAAGACATTAAAGACCGTAAGTGTTGTGGGGCTCGATAATGCACACCCAGCAAAAGGCTGTAATCCATGATGTGCTGCACTTCCAAAAATTTGCTATCAATCTCAATCTGCCTGAATAAAGATGCAGACcaagcaaaaagcaaaaaacaaaagggttaGCAAGTTGCAATGAACTCAAGAGTCTAGGAAGAATATCAGTCTGAAACTTGGAAAGCCAGCCATGGCAGGCCTTGCAAGTCACGTGCAAGGAgattatcattgtttaataGACAATATGGATACTGATGATAACATTGTTTCACATACATAAACCTGCAAACTTAGGAAAcacaatatataatataattggaTGCATCACTAACTGTAATAAAGATTCACGCCAAGAAGGTTCCAAATAGAAGCAGTAGTTTAGATCCAAATCTTTAAGTGTTGTGTTCTCTTCTATCTCAACATTCTCTGTAGACCGTCCTAAAGATGACCCTTTCAAATCAAACCTTCGATGGATCCTTAATTCTGTGCAGAACATATTCCCCATCACTACAAAGCGAAACTGCAATACAGGAAATAGTTCCCAATCTTAGCTTTTTTAAACAGGTGTTCATATATTAAGCTTTAAGATAGGATAATAATGGCTTGATACAAGTTTGATTAAAGTGTTTCTTGAACTAATTGCACATAACAAATGGAAGTAAGCAAACATCTCATGGGAttatgatgaataaaaaatgcCACTACCTTTTGACCGCTTGAAGGTTTAATCCTGTGAAGACCAAAGAATTTTGTTATGAGTGTATTCTCATAAGACCTCACATGATGATGATAGTCCGGCAACATTTTCAGAAGCACCTATATATAAGAACTCTGGTGAGTGGAGTTGTTAATATAACAGTTCAAAAGGAAAAGCAACTAGAAGTGCAAGCATaagaaatttatttgtttaaaagacACTTTGTTAGTTGCTAAATAAACATTCCTAAAACGCATGCAAGGTATCGTCCATGTAACAGGTAGCAGTAATAATGCTTGAATATGAAGTAGGAGAGGTTCGCTGTTCAGAATGGACATTTATGATCCTTTTGTTCACTGACAAAATTAAAACCTGACTAGTCCTTTGTCTTGCATTTAAGTTACTGGGTCTACTTGCATTTGGTAGGGTATTATGTACCTTTACTTCAGACTTCCGAAGTGTCTTAATCATGAAGTGGTCATCCTGAGATAGGAAAAAGATGCTACCACTTTTCCCAGGAGAGGAAAGTTCTCTAAGAGCATCATTTCCACAAATGGACATCATGTAGTCAGCCGAATCGATCTTGAACATCTCTCTCAAATTCCTATTGTGAGTATTATGAATGGCATGTTAGCATGGAAACAAAAAGTAATCCAAGATCCATGAATATATGGATCTGACACATCGAAACTAAGGCAGAGATTTACAGGTAATTCCATTTCCATTTTTTCCTTGTAAAAATAACTGTGGAAAGCTATGCATGGTTATGGTCCAAAAGATTCTCTGTAGAgaaccacaagaatgagaataaaTATCCTAAGTAAATGCAATGTCCTCCATAACAGACGGAGAAAAATACAAGCTAAAATGTTTGATGATACCAAACAAAGATATTAAGCACTCCAACAGTTTTAGGCTATAGAAACACAAAAGAATCAGAAGTTAGAATCATTAGATTAAATTTACATGGAGTTTTAGAACGATTACCAATTGGCACCCCAACTTGGAAGCAAGAATACTTAACATATTATGAAGATCAAACCTGTATACCTCAAAACTTTAACTATCACAGAAAAATTGGTCAAACTTATGTTGCCATGCTCAACTTGAGCATGGTTACTCCATGTTGTGTGAGATGATGCAATATCAGTTTGTTAAAAAgcataaaagaaagaacattGCAGAAACAGATGAGATGAATTGACCTGATTTACAGATGAACATAGCTTGTTAATTGAAGCTTAGAAAACATAAATCTAAGGTGAACtcaacaagacaaaaaaaaaaaaaagataggacCCACAGATAAttctcaaaattttaataaactgaAAGTGAATCAAACAAACCTGAAAACCATTGGGCAGTAGTCTTTCCATTTAAAGTCCTCTGATTGGTGAGGAGGTGTCAATTGGGATCCATCTTTCGGAAAATTCATCCAAAAGCTTGCCCTCGGACCAAAATCTGAAGCACGAACTTCTCGTCTCTGTACAGGTGTAATTTTCCCCACAGTATACCTGACCACATTCTGATGCATATTAAATGCTTGTGTTTGTTAAGATAAACATAATGAAACAAGGGATAACATCAAATGCAATATGCAGATTCCTGCTAAAAAAAACTGGCAGACAGCAGTTTAAGGCATTGTTGACAACAGTCCTAAACTAGTTGGGGTTGGCTATATGGATCCTTTTGCATCATTCCACGCAATCATAAGACAAATCTGCCTCAGACGATGCAGAATAGCCACATTTCCACATCAAGATGCATGCTGAGAGCTACATAAATGTCAGAAACCACAAAGAAAAGGACCCTCTTTAAAGTGGAACAGGAAGGTTGATACTTCTATCCAAATTCCAAGGTACATAAAATATCTAGAAAGAGGGGAGAAAGCACAGTGCTTAACAATCATAGGATGATCATACAAAGAAACTGGATGAAAGTAACGAGCTTTTTTAGTGAAGATTAAAGTGACCTTGACACGGGATGAGGGTACATAATAATGGTCGCAAGATTGAGTGTACCTTATTCCAAGCTGCAAACTGAGCATCAAATCATAACTCCTATGCCCTTTAATGATTGCTTCACCAGGCCTCTTGACCTCTTTTGCAAGTTTCTTCTGTCGCCTTTTTGTTCTTCTGgatgatgaagaaaaactaCTATTCAACACAAGTTCACTAATTAGAACACCTTGCATGTATTCTCGTtccaagattggtggtgtgttTGTTTCAAACTCCTTCCCTAAGCCTTCAGATAAATCTAATGATGAGTCATGTCCTATCACCTTTTCAATATATACCTCAAGACTCCAGCGCCTTTCCAGAGAAACTTTTTTGTTTCGAGACTGCT
The Populus nigra chromosome 3, ddPopNigr1.1, whole genome shotgun sequence genome window above contains:
- the LOC133688059 gene encoding phosphatidylinositol 4-phosphate 5-kinase 9, producing the protein MSGPEVIVGNVERALTCADRTKSVDAISDRDRSSISINGESFRASSENIAFRVGELGLPNGESYSGSLLGNAPEGNGKYVWSDGCVYEGEWRRGMRHGNGKIQWPSGTAYEGEFSGGYMHGAGTYVGSNNLTYKGRWRLNLKHGLGYQVYPNGDIFEGSWIQGSPEGPGKYTWANGNVYHGDMKGGKMTGKGTLTWTNGDSFEGSWLNGMMHGFGVYTWSDGGCYVGTWTRGLKDGKGSFYPKGSRFQAVEEWYLNALRKRGVLPDLRKQNYALIHHASSVNMGNVKVGENQGSRHNSSDKLSKGNLLTLEQSRNKKVSLERRWSLEVYIEKVIGHDSSLDLSEGLGKEFETNTPPILEREYMQGVLISELVLNSSFSSSSRRTKRRQKKLAKEVKRPGEAIIKGHRSYDLMLSLQLGIRYTVGKITPVQRREVRASDFGPRASFWMNFPKDGSQLTPPHQSEDFKWKDYCPMVFRNLREMFKIDSADYMMSICGNDALRELSSPGKSGSIFFLSQDDHFMIKTLRKSEVKVLLKMLPDYHHHVRSYENTLITKFFGLHRIKPSSGQKFRFVVMGNMFCTELRIHRRFDLKGSSLGRSTENVEIEENTTLKDLDLNYCFYLEPSWRESLLQQIEIDSKFLEVQHIMDYSLLLGVHYRAPQHLRSLMSYNRSITAEGLGVLAEEDTIEDENYPQGLVLVPRGTDDDSVVVGPHIRGSRLRASSAGDEEVDLLLPGTARLQIQLGVNMPARAEQIPGEEEKQTFHEAYDVVLYLGIIDILQEYNMSKKIEHAYKSLQFDSLSISAVDPTFYSRRFLEFIQKVFPPNVITS